In one window of Gorilla gorilla gorilla isolate KB3781 chromosome 2, NHGRI_mGorGor1-v2.1_pri, whole genome shotgun sequence DNA:
- the LOC115934057 gene encoding zinc finger protein 239: MLRTRTRNIRPAEIKDVKISLEKESQKGKEFDNFFNLSSKSISHSRIHREKNKGPVSEVKIQVTTYERLQSVAPLAARFREALAGKGSAKRHQGSQAGPRARRRKRVSTGVAFRDRSALDKERGQQNFPGEKPFICKECGKAFGQSASLIVHQRIHTGEKPFLCNECGKGFRQRSHLIRHQRILTGEKPYECQECGKTFSQSSNLIVHQGIHTGEKSFECGECGKAFSRSSGLTVHQRIHTGEKPFECNECGKAFSCSSYLIVHQRIHTGEKPYQCNECGRAFGQSSHLILHQTTHAQKKPQLATWVRAHC, encoded by the coding sequence ATGCTGAGGACGAGGACTAGAAATATAAGGCCAGCAGAAATCAAGGATGTAAAAATCTCCCTAGAGAAGGAAAGCCAGAAAGGTAAAGAATTTGATAACTTCTTTAATCTAAGCTCAAAAAGTATTTCACATTCGAGAATTCACAGGGAGAAGAACAAGGGGCCAGTTTCAGAAGTCAAAATACAAGTCACAACTTACGAAAGGCTTCAGAGTGTAGCCCCTCTGGCAGCCAGGTTTAGAGAAGCCCTAGCGGGGAAGGGAAGTGCAAAGAGGCATCAGGGAAGCCAGGCAGGACCCAGagcaaggagaaggaagagagtttCCACAGGTGTTGCCTTCAGAGACAGGAGTGCCCTTGACAAGGAAAGAGGGCAACAAAACTTCCCAGGAGAGAAACCCTTTATCTGTAAGGAGTGTGGAAAAGCCTTTGGTCAGAGTGCAAGCCTTATCGTGCACCAAAGAATTCACACAGGGGAGAAACCTTTCCTATGTAATGAATGCGGAAAAGGTTTCAGACAGAGATCACATCTCATACGACATCAGAGGATCCttactggtgagaaaccctatgaatgccAGGAATGTGGGAAGACCTTCAGCCAGAGCTCAAATCTCATAGTTCATCAGGGcatccacactggagagaaatCTTTTGAATGTGGtgagtgtgggaaagccttcagccGGAGTTCAGGCCTCACTGTCCATCAGAGGATCCACACGGGGGAGAAGCCATTTGAGTGTAATGAATGCGGCAAAGCTTTCAGTTGTAGTTCATACCTTATTGtgcatcagagaattcacacagGGGAGAAACCCTATCAGTGTAATGAGTGTGGAAGAGCCTTTGGCCAGAGCTCCCATCTTATTCTCCATCAGACAACTCATGCCCAGAAGAAACCTCAGCTGGCTACTTGGGTTAGGGCCCACTGTTAA